In Nicotiana tabacum cultivar K326 chromosome 11, ASM71507v2, whole genome shotgun sequence, a single window of DNA contains:
- the LOC107796136 gene encoding uncharacterized protein LOC107796136, which produces MVHVRPNAKRSTNQIVNAHNQSQEKYNQIVNAHNQSQENYAQMMTAHLQMMNAFKTYMIMKEGTIPEQFAGIFVSPPVAPSDAASGSISPMGVRGSSIDRNLNENH; this is translated from the exons ATGGTTCATGTTCGTCCAAATGCGAAGAGAAGTACAAATCAGATTGTAAATGCTCACAATCAAAGCCAAGAGAAGTACAATCAGATTGTAAATGCTCACAATCAAAGCCAAGAGAACTATGCTCAAATGATGACTGCAcacctccaaatgatgaatgcTTTCAAGACATATATGATTATGAAAGAAGGGACAATACCTGAACAGTTTGCTGGGATTTTCGTTTCTCCTCCGGTAGCG CCAAGTGATGCAGCTAGCGGATCCATTTCACCTATGGGCGTAAGAGGATCATCTATTGATCGTAATCTTAATGAAAATCATTGA